From Eubacterium sp. 1001713B170207_170306_E7, the proteins below share one genomic window:
- a CDS encoding DMT family transporter, with amino-acid sequence MNKQKLLFALAMLIFGSIGLFVRTLPFTSSQIALARGLIGSAFLFVSSFILKKGLSLKRIRSNLKVLLPLGVMLGFNWILLFQAYKYTSIANATVSYYCAPVFVMLLTPVIFREPLTHTNVLCIFAAMAGMVCISGAGGTLDRLNLIGIAYGFGGAVFYAAIVLTNKFLKDISDFESAFTQLFIAALALLPYVLLTDGIHLAGAGPTAVLLLILVGVVHTGFSYLLYFASLPRLDNRTIATFSYIDPISAILLSSLFLAEPVTPVQAGGAVLILGATLVNELAGTKNKKA; translated from the coding sequence ATGAACAAACAAAAGCTGCTCTTTGCCCTGGCCATGCTTATTTTTGGGAGCATCGGCCTCTTTGTCCGCACCCTGCCCTTCACCTCAAGCCAGATCGCCCTGGCCCGGGGGCTCATCGGCAGCGCCTTTCTTTTTGTGTCCAGCTTCATTCTTAAAAAGGGACTCTCTCTCAAACGTATCCGAAGCAATCTGAAGGTTCTGCTCCCGCTTGGCGTCATGCTCGGTTTTAACTGGATCCTGCTTTTTCAGGCCTATAAGTACACCAGCATCGCCAATGCCACTGTCAGCTATTACTGCGCGCCCGTCTTCGTCATGCTGCTGACACCCGTGATCTTTAGGGAGCCCCTGACCCACACCAATGTGCTCTGCATCTTTGCGGCCATGGCCGGTATGGTCTGCATATCCGGCGCGGGCGGCACCCTGGACCGCCTGAACCTCATCGGCATTGCCTATGGCTTTGGCGGCGCTGTCTTTTACGCGGCCATTGTCCTGACCAACAAATTTTTAAAAGATATCTCGGATTTTGAAAGCGCCTTTACCCAGCTGTTTATCGCCGCTCTGGCGCTTCTGCCCTATGTCCTGCTGACGGACGGCATCCACCTTGCCGGGGCTGGTCCTACCGCGGTTCTGCTGCTGATTCTGGTGGGTGTGGTGCACACTGGCTTTAGCTATCTTCTGTACTTTGCCTCACTGCCCCGGCTGGATAACCGCACCATTGCCACCTTCAGCTACATCGACCCCATCTCAGCTATTTTACTGTCAAGCCTTTTCCTCGCCGAGCCCGTGACTCCGGTGCAGGCAGGAGGGGCTGTGCTCATACTTGGCGCGACCCTGGTAAACGAGTTGGCCGGGACAAAAAACAAAAAAGCCTGA
- a CDS encoding DUF2922 domain-containing protein, whose amino-acid sequence MAEKTSKELIVTYERADGKNFNLTIPDLREDITDAEINTGVKAILTQDIFAPEGFGLSAVAGARKVETKTTDIPIEEA is encoded by the coding sequence ATGGCAGAAAAGACAAGTAAAGAATTGATTGTAACCTATGAACGCGCAGACGGCAAGAATTTTAATCTCACCATTCCAGACCTGCGGGAGGACATTACCGACGCCGAGATCAACACCGGGGTCAAAGCGATTTTGACACAGGACATCTTCGCACCAGAGGGCTTTGGCCTGTCGGCAGTGGCTGGTGCCAGGAAGGTAGAGACCAAAACCACGGATATACCCATCGAGGAAGCGTAA
- a CDS encoding sigma-70 family RNA polymerase sigma factor — MIDIEDVSANEKDEQYDLINSLVRRGQLGDSEAQTQLLIAYTPLIKSMVKRYVYDWACYEDAMQEGCLVLLTALRCYEPQKGVYFSAYIKRQLFYHFVQKPKEAERHSEKKALSLDSDPGGEVPALKEQLAAPGSSVEEVIGNREADALRARRSESLEPLVECLAPRQRRAIRAHYLEGRRVTDLAAQWGMSENAVSQLLHRGLRRLSCLMKKV, encoded by the coding sequence ATGATAGATATTGAAGATGTGAGTGCAAACGAGAAAGATGAACAGTATGACCTGATCAACAGCCTGGTAAGACGTGGGCAGCTGGGCGATTCCGAAGCCCAGACACAGCTGCTTATCGCCTACACCCCTCTGATCAAAAGCATGGTTAAGCGTTACGTCTACGATTGGGCGTGTTATGAGGACGCCATGCAGGAGGGCTGCCTGGTGCTTCTGACCGCGCTCAGGTGTTACGAGCCCCAAAAAGGCGTGTACTTTTCCGCCTATATCAAACGCCAGCTCTTTTACCATTTTGTCCAGAAGCCCAAGGAGGCCGAAAGGCATTCAGAGAAGAAAGCTCTGAGTCTGGACAGCGATCCCGGCGGCGAAGTCCCTGCGCTGAAGGAACAGCTTGCCGCGCCCGGAAGCAGCGTGGAGGAGGTGATCGGGAACCGGGAGGCCGATGCTCTGCGGGCCCGCCGGAGTGAAAGCCTGGAGCCGCTGGTGGAATGTCTGGCACCCCGGCAGCGCAGGGCCATCCGGGCACATTACCTTGAGGGCCGCCGGGTCACGGATCTGGCAGCCCAGTGGGGGATGAGCGAGAATGCTGTGAGCCAGCTGCTTCACCGGGGACTGCGGCGTCTGTCCTGCCTCATGAAAAAAGTTTAA
- a CDS encoding phage antirepressor KilAC domain-containing protein: protein MNLQLQEFVNDEFGRIRVIDEKGHVVVNGADAARALGYARPSEAVRRHCRHAEKRFAAHPQSPDKQMEMLFIPEGDLYRLVVSSKLPAARRFEAWIYDEVLPAVRMSGAEKLHEDRLADALVSQTQNLVKLQEALAAQNDLARFARGIQMSETNISMKKLTTLVQNIRLENGRKINTGQKRLMSWMRRNGYLCYSKRENNIPTQRAMDLGLFEVRESIFEPEPGVVFLDHTTCVTPKGQAYFIRLFMEKGLEAIR, encoded by the coding sequence ATGAATTTACAGTTACAGGAATTTGTGAATGATGAATTTGGCAGGATCCGCGTGATCGACGAAAAAGGACATGTGGTGGTAAACGGGGCCGACGCGGCCAGAGCCTTGGGATATGCCCGTCCGTCCGAGGCGGTGCGCCGTCACTGCCGGCATGCCGAAAAGCGGTTCGCCGCCCACCCTCAGAGCCCGGACAAGCAGATGGAAATGCTCTTTATTCCGGAGGGAGATCTGTACCGCTTGGTGGTATCCAGCAAGCTGCCAGCCGCCAGACGCTTTGAGGCCTGGATCTATGACGAGGTGCTGCCCGCCGTGCGTATGAGCGGAGCGGAGAAACTGCACGAGGACCGCCTGGCCGACGCCCTTGTGTCGCAGACTCAGAACCTTGTAAAGCTTCAGGAGGCGCTGGCGGCGCAAAACGACCTGGCCCGTTTCGCGCGTGGAATCCAGATGTCTGAGACCAATATCTCCATGAAAAAGCTCACCACGCTGGTCCAGAACATCCGGCTGGAAAACGGCCGGAAGATCAATACTGGGCAGAAGCGCCTCATGAGCTGGATGCGCAGAAACGGCTACCTGTGCTACAGCAAGCGTGAAAACAACATCCCTACCCAGCGGGCCATGGACCTTGGCCTGTTCGAGGTGCGCGAGAGTATCTTCGAGCCTGAGCCCGGCGTGGTGTTTCTGGACCACACCACCTGCGTGACGCCAAAAGGACAGGCGTATTTTATCCGCCTTTTCATGGAAAAAGGCCTGGAAGCCATCCGGTAG
- a CDS encoding nucleotidyltransferase family protein produces the protein MIRDEKRYVVELLAAVLKDRKPEPLEPGCDWEAIYKEARRHSVAGMADYGLEKLAEEEQPPQAVRQRFKQARLSGIAKEATQHVTVTGLLKDLDQRGIRALPLKGFVLKYAYPRPDMRLMADVDILVDDANTKAVKQILTGMGFSCEHEGGNHDVYYRRPYMNLEIHRNILPEKYSFGGYFDHIFDRAALKEGFQCVYAMTPEDFYLYMVAHLTKHYAQGGTGIRSVMDLWVYRRFYKETADWEAIGQGLETMGLKAFGDNLARLAEVWFDGPPGDAVTDEMGRFILGNGTYGTTQNMELSAFASVYDERERFSAIQRRYFWRTLFPGMDHMRMVFPWVEGRPVLLPAAWVMRGVRAMVKRPGRTLHRVRAVRSTSEQEVATAKGFYERSGLQEPEHEEKSRL, from the coding sequence ATGATCAGAGATGAAAAACGTTATGTGGTAGAGCTGTTGGCGGCGGTACTAAAGGACCGGAAACCCGAACCGCTAGAGCCGGGCTGCGACTGGGAAGCGATCTATAAAGAAGCCAGACGGCATTCGGTGGCGGGCATGGCCGACTACGGGCTGGAAAAGCTTGCGGAGGAGGAGCAGCCCCCGCAGGCCGTCCGGCAGCGGTTTAAGCAGGCCAGGCTCTCGGGTATTGCCAAGGAGGCCACCCAGCATGTCACTGTGACCGGACTGCTCAAAGACCTTGATCAGCGGGGCATCCGTGCGCTTCCGCTCAAGGGCTTTGTGCTCAAATACGCATACCCCAGGCCAGATATGCGGCTCATGGCCGATGTGGATATCCTGGTGGACGACGCCAATACAAAGGCGGTTAAGCAGATTTTGACCGGCATGGGCTTTTCCTGCGAGCATGAGGGCGGCAATCACGATGTCTACTACCGCAGGCCCTATATGAATCTGGAGATACACCGCAATATTCTGCCGGAAAAATACAGCTTCGGCGGGTATTTCGACCATATTTTTGACCGGGCAGCGCTAAAGGAGGGCTTCCAGTGTGTGTACGCCATGACACCGGAGGATTTTTACCTGTACATGGTAGCGCACCTGACCAAGCATTACGCCCAGGGCGGCACCGGCATCCGTTCTGTTATGGATTTGTGGGTATACCGGCGCTTTTACAAAGAGACGGCGGACTGGGAGGCAATCGGCCAAGGACTTGAGACCATGGGCCTGAAGGCCTTTGGGGATAACCTTGCCCGCCTGGCAGAGGTCTGGTTTGACGGGCCCCCGGGCGATGCGGTCACTGATGAGATGGGCCGCTTTATTCTGGGCAATGGCACCTATGGCACAACACAGAACATGGAACTTTCTGCCTTTGCCAGTGTCTATGATGAGCGGGAGCGCTTCTCGGCCATCCAGCGCCGCTATTTCTGGCGCACCCTGTTTCCGGGCATGGACCACATGCGCATGGTCTTTCCCTGGGTGGAGGGCAGGCCTGTGCTGCTGCCCGCAGCCTGGGTGATGCGGGGCGTGCGCGCCATGGTCAAACGGCCAGGCCGTACGCTGCACCGTGTGCGGGCAGTGCGCAGCACCTCGGAGCAGGAGGTGGCAACAGCCAAGGGCTTTTATGAGCGGTCTGGCTTACAGGAGCCGGAGCATGAGGAAAAAAGCCGCCTGTAA
- a CDS encoding ABC transporter ATP-binding protein, giving the protein MNTKRTYTDREVFSWLYQNARGQILACVLLVLANVGLACMGVAFALASKSVIDGATAEGSEVLVWRSTVFFGIIVLQALLQAYCRHAQAAIQGKLEMGFKSRFLSAVLKKDYRAVMAYHSGDLLNRLTSDVQAIANGVTSLLPTFSGLITKIVSAFWVLCVLDWRFSLIFALAGAVMFVVTRFFRKRLKALHKRVQETDGQVRSFLQELLSSFLVIRTFQVEGAMEAKGRQLQQDNYSEKIRKNTISVAANTGIGFIFNLGYLYALMWSCQGLIAGTISFGTLTAVLQLVNQVQSPFVGLSGMLPQYYGALASAERMMDIEALPDEPAVDSQPYDADALYAHMVGLELRQVCFRYDRDRVLDQADLYLERGSFAVISGLSGIGKSTLLKLLLGVFTPDSGHIGLRMDDGFRIAVDRQTRGLFAYVPQGNFLLSGTIRENIAFIRPEATEQEIIQAAEHSCAMDFIRELPMGMDTVIGEKGLGLSEGQIQRLAIARALLGGAPVLLLDEVTSALDGETEKRVLKNIQGLKNRTCLIVTHKAAALTVCDVVLRITDGKIIMEKRVREVK; this is encoded by the coding sequence GTGAATACCAAACGCACTTACACTGATCGGGAAGTTTTTTCCTGGCTTTACCAGAATGCCAGAGGGCAGATTTTGGCCTGTGTGCTGCTGGTTTTAGCCAATGTGGGGCTGGCCTGTATGGGGGTGGCCTTCGCGCTGGCGTCAAAGAGCGTCATTGACGGGGCCACGGCAGAGGGGTCGGAGGTGCTTGTCTGGCGCAGTACGGTTTTCTTTGGTATTATCGTGCTTCAGGCACTGCTCCAGGCCTACTGCCGCCACGCCCAGGCGGCAATCCAGGGAAAGCTGGAAATGGGCTTTAAATCGCGGTTTTTGTCCGCTGTTTTAAAAAAGGATTACCGGGCTGTCATGGCTTACCACAGCGGTGACCTGCTCAACCGGCTCACCAGCGACGTGCAGGCCATCGCAAACGGCGTGACCTCGCTGCTACCGACCTTTTCCGGGCTCATCACCAAGATCGTGTCGGCCTTCTGGGTGCTCTGTGTGCTGGACTGGCGTTTCTCGCTGATCTTTGCCTTGGCCGGGGCGGTCATGTTTGTGGTCACACGTTTTTTCAGGAAACGCCTCAAGGCTCTGCACAAGCGGGTTCAGGAGACTGATGGACAGGTGCGCTCCTTTTTGCAGGAGCTGCTTTCGAGCTTTCTGGTTATCCGCACCTTTCAGGTGGAGGGGGCCATGGAGGCCAAGGGCCGGCAGCTTCAGCAGGACAATTACAGCGAAAAAATACGAAAGAACACCATCAGTGTGGCGGCCAATACGGGCATCGGCTTTATTTTTAATCTGGGCTACCTGTACGCGCTGATGTGGAGCTGTCAGGGGCTGATTGCGGGCACGATAAGCTTTGGAACCCTGACGGCGGTGCTGCAGCTGGTCAACCAGGTGCAGTCGCCTTTTGTGGGCCTTTCGGGCATGCTACCCCAGTATTACGGGGCGCTGGCCTCGGCGGAGCGGATGATGGACATCGAGGCTCTGCCGGACGAACCGGCCGTGGACAGCCAGCCCTATGACGCCGATGCGCTTTACGCTCACATGGTGGGGCTTGAGCTGCGGCAGGTGTGCTTCCGCTATGACAGAGACAGGGTGCTTGATCAGGCAGATCTGTATCTGGAACGGGGCAGCTTTGCCGTGATTTCGGGGCTTTCGGGCATTGGAAAGAGTACGCTGCTCAAGCTGCTGCTGGGGGTTTTCACGCCGGACTCGGGGCATATCGGGCTGAGGATGGACGACGGCTTCCGGATCGCGGTGGACCGGCAGACACGCGGGCTTTTCGCCTATGTGCCTCAGGGCAATTTTCTATTGTCCGGCACCATCCGGGAAAATATTGCATTTATCCGCCCTGAAGCCACAGAGCAGGAGATCATCCAGGCGGCTGAGCACAGCTGTGCCATGGATTTTATCCGAGAACTGCCAATGGGAATGGATACGGTCATTGGCGAGAAGGGGCTTGGCCTGTCCGAGGGACAGATTCAGCGTCTGGCCATTGCCCGGGCGCTGCTGGGCGGTGCACCGGTGCTGCTGCTGGACGAGGTAACCTCTGCCCTGGATGGGGAGACGGAGAAGCGGGTGCTTAAAAATATCCAGGGTCTCAAAAACCGTACCTGCCTCATCGTAACGCACAAGGCCGCAGCCCTCACCGTCTGTGATGTGGTGCTGCGCATTACAGACGGAAAAATAATTATGGAAAAAAGGGTGAGAGAAGTAAAATGA
- a CDS encoding S24/S26 family peptidase, whose product MHPLMQEKLGRGGEVIFTSAGTSMLPTLRDRKDQVCIVQPPNRLRKYDLPFYIRDNGQYVLHRVVKVHADSTYTLRGDHQLVNETGIRSDQIIGLVKGFWRDGRYISCKNPWYRLYCRIWWLLYPVRYVVLRGRGLPGRLRRCFK is encoded by the coding sequence ATGCATCCACTGATGCAGGAAAAGCTTGGCAGAGGCGGCGAAGTCATTTTCACCTCCGCCGGTACCAGTATGCTGCCCACCCTCCGCGACCGCAAGGATCAGGTCTGTATTGTACAACCACCGAACCGTCTGCGCAAGTACGATCTGCCGTTTTACATCAGAGACAATGGCCAGTACGTATTGCATCGGGTGGTAAAGGTACACGCGGATTCAACGTATACCCTCCGGGGAGATCATCAGCTTGTGAACGAAACAGGCATCCGTTCCGACCAGATCATCGGCCTTGTCAAGGGTTTCTGGCGTGATGGCCGTTACATATCCTGCAAAAACCCCTGGTACCGTCTGTACTGCCGGATATGGTGGCTTTTGTATCCGGTGCGGTATGTTGTGCTGCGGGGGCGGGGGCTGCCCGGCCGTTTGCGGCGGTGTTTTAAATAA